TAAATATTTTATTGAAGGAGTATTCCGGAAGATTAAAATCATTATTCAAATCTCTTTCCAGAAAAAAAAGGTTATCAAGCCCCTTTTTTTTCTTTTTGTTTCGAGCTCTTTCCAGCATTTCGGTGGATCGATCGACCCCGACGACAAAATACCCGCGTTCAGCTAATTCGATGCTCATAATACCAGTTCCGCATCCGGCATCCAAAACTAAATCGGCAGGGGTTTGAGAATTATTAAGATTTTCAATGATTTCTTTTTGAAGCTTCTGGTAGGGAGGAAATCGTCTAAAGAATTGATCGTAAAAAAAAGCCATTAAATCCCATAGCCGTTTTCCTCGACTAAACTTCATCTGGCTTTATCCGGTATCCGTTGAAAACTTTTTTCCCTTATCAGCGGAAATAAAATTATTCAAATTTTTTAAAAACAATTACAACATTCGTACCCCCCAAGCCGAAGGAATTGACCAGGGCGGTCTGAATTTTCTTCTTCCTTGGTTGATTGGGGACGTAGTCCAAATCGCATTCCGGATCGGGGACCTCGTAATTTATCGTGGGCGGCAGGATTCCCTCGTGCAGGGCCATACAGGCCGCAACACTTTGCATGGCTGTTCCCCCGGCCATTGAATGCCCCACCGCACCTTTGATAGAACTTACAGCCAACCGGTAGGCATGTTCACCGAATACTTGTTTGATCACCTGAGTTTCTTTTTTGTCTAATATCACAGAAGAATGAGCATGTCCGCTAATATAATCAACTTCCGCCAGCTCCAGGGAAGACTGGGAAAGAGCGATCTCGTAAGCTTTGATCATATCCCTCGCTTCTGGACTGAAAACCGTTGAATCGTCTGCGTCGTTGGTCAGGGCGCAACCCAAAATTTCGGCATAAATCTTTGTCTTCCGCTTTTGGGCATGTTCCATTTCTTCCAGAATCAAGGTTCCAGAGCCTTCTCCCAGAATGAACCCAGCCCTTCGCTTATCATAAGGGCACATAACTTTTTTGGGGTCCCCATTCATGTTCGTCATGGAATGAGATGCTGAATAGAGGCCAAAGGTTAGGGGGTATATCGGAGTATCCACTCCCCCTGTTATCAGGATGTCTGCCACCCCACTGGAAACGATTTGATAAGCATTGGCAAGGGCTACATTACCGGAAGAACATCCGGCAGAAACGGCCGTATTATATCCCCGAATATCAAAGGCGTCCGCCATGGCCCCGATCATGGCGTTATGGTTCATCATTCCCAGGAAAAAGGGGTTGACCCGCTTTAGACCCCTTTCATAGAAAGTGGCCCCGAATTTTTCGTAAATATCCATTGGCCCAAGGGCAGTACCATAACTCAAGCCAATCCGGTAGGGATCTTCTTTGGAAAGATCTAATTGAGCATCCTCGAGAGCTTTTTGGGTAGAAACAATGGCAAACTGAGTTCCCCGCGAAATGCGTCGGGCGCTCTTGGGAGTGAAAAAATCAGTGGCTTCGAAGTCATTAACCTCAGCGGCAAGTTTACACGGGTAGGAAGATGCGTCGAAATGGGTAACGGGACCAATACCACATTTTCCAGATAATATCGCCTGCCAGAAGGCATTCTTGCCAATTCCTATGGGTGATACAACCCCTAAACCCGTTACAACCACTCGTTTCTTAAAAATCGCTTTTTCTCCTGTGGTTAAACCCTTAGGGGGTACCTGCATGAAAAGAAACTGTAAGAGATCTGACCCTGTATTCGCTTTCTTGGGTTCTATATCAAAATAGCTATTTGAATACTAAAATCGGGTCATTTCTTACAATTTTTTATCTTCCCAAATTAATTATATTCCAAAATTGATAAAGTTTCACGTATTTATATATATAATTCAGGGAAAAAGTCAAGAAAAATATTTTTTTAATAATGCTGGCCATGGAAAGTATTGACTCCAACTATCTTGCCCACCGGTTTGTAGATTTTTGGTGATATCCAGGGTTCTCCCAGGATTCCATCCTGAATAGCCCAACTCCGTCCGCGCACTGATTTGTCAGCTCCTTTTTGCCGGAAAGGGGTTGACCCATCCAGTCGTTCAAAAAGCTTTCCACCAACGAGAAATTCCCGGTCGATTTCCTCCATCTTTTTACGCCCTTCCAAGTATCCAAACCCATAGCGTTCATATTGAATGGCATTGTGGTAAAAAAGAGCATCTCCAGAAATCATGGAAATACCCAGCTTAGAGGCGAACCTTTCCAAAATATTGATGAATTCCCTCAATAATTTTAGGCCGGGACGAACCTGCCCCGGAGCCAATCCAGCCTTCATGGCCCGTTCCTCTTCAGCCAAATTCCTCAGGGCAGTACCGAAGAGCGTATCCTTTCCTTCCTCGTCCTGGTCGATATTAAAGCGCTCCCGCCGAGGGTCATTGATCACTAAAAAAGAAAGCTCCAGGTTGTCCATGAACGGCGTGTCGGAGATCTGCAAGAAAAAGATCGAATCCAAGTCATCTGGCTTCTGTTTTACATCGATCGAAGCAAAGCCGTGGGATTCTGGGGTGTGGAATTGGACAACCCTATCCCCTTGACGATTCATTAAACTGTTCCGGTCAATCCCAAAGAGGGGAAAAAGGGAGGATGGGATCAGGTTACGGTAAACCTTGGTTCTTTCTTCCGGAGGAAGGTGGTTAACTTCGTATATCGAGCGGTATTTCATCCATCCATTCGCTGAGGATCTTGAAAAATCTTAAGATCACAAGACGTCAGGTACAAGGTTTATCCCATATAATTCATGGATTCGGTAGGGATCTTAAAAAATTGAGGATCACCTCGCTTAATCCGTGGGGAGTTTCCAGCATCAACATATGGCCCGCCCCTTCAATAATTTCCATTTTGGAACCGGCAATCCTATTATTCATGAATTCAGAATATTTTACAGGGGTTAGCCGGTCCTGGCGCCCACAAACAATCAATGCAGGCAGGTGAATCTTTTCTATTTCTCCCATGAAATCGAATTTGTCGCAGGCTATCATGTCATTATAACGGACTTGTGGAGGCGTCTTGGCCCATTCTCTTTCCCCCTCGGCAAGAACTTCTTGGGAGGCATTCTCGGCGAACGCCCAAGGTTCAAATTTGGGCTCCATCAGGCCATCAGCCATTTTTCGAAGTATCTCCAATGCTTCCGGAAGCACTCGCAGCCGAGCTCCAGTTCCAATCAAAATGATTCCTTTTAGCTTCTCTGGATAGCGGAGGGCAAAATCCAATATAATACCCCCTCCCATGGAATGCCCCACCAAAACAACTTGTTCTAAGCCCAGGGCATCGAAGAACTCTATTAAAAACTCCCGATAGGCTGAAATGCTTTTCATCCCTTCTCCCTGGGACTCACCATGCCCCGGGAGGGATATTGCCAGCGATTCGTATTCATTGGCAAGCTCATTTACCATCTTTCGCCATAGGGAAGCATTACCGCCACTTCCGTGAATAAAAAGGACCCGCACATCCGGATTTAGAATTCTGGAATTTATCTTAAGGTAATGAACTTTCGTTCCTTTTACTACCACTTCGGGCATTGGTATCCCCTTTTTATATTATTTTTATGATAGCATATTTGTTCTAAACTTTTTGAAACGTACCATGGCACTTGCCATTTTTCAACCATTTTTCAAGTCTTTATTGACAAAACTACCGACGGGGTTAATACTTGAAACATTAAAATGAAATTTTAGTGGTAGCCTTCGGTTGCGAAAGGATTGGTAAGAAATATGGGTTCTTATAAAAACATAGCCATCTTAGCGGCGAAGAAAGCCGGCCTTCTCTTGAAAAACAAACTTGGTCAGAAAAGGAGAGTAACCTATAAAGGGGCGGTTAATTTAGTCACGGAAATGGATCTATTGTCCGAAAAGGTTATCGTTTCCATCATTCGCCGACATTACCCAAATCACAACATTTTGGCCGAAGAGAAGACCACCAGGCAGAGAAATTCCCCATTTCGCTGGATTATCGATCCGTTAGATGGAACCACGAATTACGCCCATGGCTACCCCATCTTCTGCGTCTCCATCGCCCTGGAAAAGGAAGGAAAGATAATCCTGGGCGTAGTCTACGACCCGATGCGCGATGAGCTCTTCCTTGCTGAAAGAAAAAAGGGGGCGCGGCTGAATGGTAAAAAAATCCATGTGTCCTCAGCTTCGAAATTATCCTTGAGCCTTTTGGCGACAGGATTCCCTTATGACCTCAGAGAGAGCCTGGTGAATAATTTCGACCATTTCCATAATTTTGCCCTTCGCGTCCACGCCGTGAGGAGGGCTGGTTCTGCTGCCTTAGACCTTTGCTACGTTGCTGCAGGACGTTTTGATGGATTTTGGGAAATGAAACTGGGATCATGGGACCTGGCTGCCGGAAGCCTGATGGTTCGGGAAGCAGGAGGAAAAGTTACTGACTTTTCGGGGAAAAGCCTTGGCCTGGACGGACAACACGTTTTGGCCAGCAATGGAAAGATTCATCAGGAGATGATCGAAGTTTTAAAAATGGGGCGGATATAACCCCTTTACCACTCACTACTTGCGCATTACGCCTTACTGCTTTTAAAGGGAATCGTAGAGGGATAGGACTTTTTGAGTAATTATCGGCCAGCTAAATTGTTGGACTTTGGACAACGCCGCTTGGGTCAATTTTTTCGTTGCTGAAGGATTCTCGATGACCTCCCGGATCCGGTTGGCCAGCAATTGCCAATCCCCTTCCGGGATTAGAATCCCGGTTTGACCATCCTCTACCGTGTACTGAAGCCCACCCACCTTGGAAGCGATCACAGGGGTTCCGCAGGCCATTGCTTCTAAGGCCACCATGCCAAAGGATTCATAACGCGAGGGTAAAACCATGGCTTTGGCGGCTGAATAAAAGTAAGGTAATAAATCCTGGCGTTGAGACCCCCAAAAAGCCACCTTCTCTTGTAGTTTCATCCGGCTGACCATCTTCCGTAACTTTTGCATTTCTTGGCTTTCGGCATGGGGATCTTCGTCCAGCTCCCCTCCGATAATGATTAACCCAACTTTCTGATTACCTTTTAAATGCCTGTAGGATAGATGATGGACAGCCTTAATCAACACATCGATTCCTTTGATGGCATCAATCCGGCCGACGAATAGAATAAACTCTCTTTCGGAAAGACCGAGGATTTTTTTGGCTTTAGAGGAAGGTATGGGTTTAAAAAGAGTCAGGTCCACGCCGCAGGGAATGATTTGAATTTTTAAAGGCTGGAGACGATTATGCAGGATCATTTGCTCCCTTTCCCAGGGACTGGGAGCGATCAGGCAATCGGCCATACTCATGATTTGCTTTTCGACCTTTAATCGGCCCTTGGATTCTTTTTCCTCCTTGTTCCGGCTCACTGAATTTTTCAAGACACCGAGGGTGTGGTACATGTGAACTAAAGGAATGGACCACTGGCGCTTGAGTTGCCCCCCGACCCAGCCGGAGAGCCAGTAATGGGAATGAATTAAATCATAGTGAATTCTATTTTCTTTGGTGAACTGCAGGATTTTCGCTGTAAACTCTGGCAAAAATTTTATTATTTCATTTTTCGGTACAGGTTCTTCAGGGCCGGCCTGAAGATGAATCACCCGCGCGTTCCGGCCCAAAGGAACGATGCGGGAAATATGGGGATTCTGTGATCGGGTGTAAACATCCACCCGCAAGCCCAGGCGGCCCATTTCTCGGCTTAATTCGCGCACGTATACATTCATCCCCCCGGTTTCTTTCCCTCCGAGGGCTGCTAAGGGACAACTGTGCACACTGAGCACGGCGATGTGTTTCATCTTTTTTCCACTCGGATCCGGTAGATCTTTTCCTCTTTTCCTCCCAAGCGATATTTGTAATCTTCCCTCCCTCTCAGGAAATTAAACCGCACCATCCTCTTCTCGATGGCTCGGCGAATGCATTGAGCGGCCAGGATAATTCCAGGACTGAACCGGCTGAACTGCGGGTCATACCCCGAGTTGTAAACGTATTCTGTTTCTTCGAAGTCGAAAGAGAAATATGTAGCAA
The genomic region above belongs to Deltaproteobacteria bacterium and contains:
- a CDS encoding inositol monophosphatase family protein, with the protein product MGSYKNIAILAAKKAGLLLKNKLGQKRRVTYKGAVNLVTEMDLLSEKVIVSIIRRHYPNHNILAEEKTTRQRNSPFRWIIDPLDGTTNYAHGYPIFCVSIALEKEGKIILGVVYDPMRDELFLAERKKGARLNGKKIHVSSASKLSLSLLATGFPYDLRESLVNNFDHFHNFALRVHAVRRAGSAALDLCYVAAGRFDGFWEMKLGSWDLAAGSLMVREAGGKVTDFSGKSLGLDGQHVLASNGKIHQEMIEVLKMGRI
- a CDS encoding class I SAM-dependent methyltransferase: MAFFYDQFFRRFPPYQKLQKEIIENLNNSQTPADLVLDAGCGTGIMSIELAERGYFVVGVDRSTEMLERARNKKKKKGLDNLFFLERDLNNDFNLPEYSFNKIF
- a CDS encoding alpha/beta hydrolase; the protein is MPEVVVKGTKVHYLKINSRILNPDVRVLFIHGSGGNASLWRKMVNELANEYESLAISLPGHGESQGEGMKSISAYREFLIEFFDALGLEQVVLVGHSMGGGIILDFALRYPEKLKGIILIGTGARLRVLPEALEILRKMADGLMEPKFEPWAFAENASQEVLAEGEREWAKTPPQVRYNDMIACDKFDFMGEIEKIHLPALIVCGRQDRLTPVKYSEFMNNRIAGSKMEIIEGAGHMLMLETPHGLSEVILNFLRSLPNP
- a CDS encoding glycosyltransferase — translated: MKHIAVLSVHSCPLAALGGKETGGMNVYVRELSREMGRLGLRVDVYTRSQNPHISRIVPLGRNARVIHLQAGPEEPVPKNEIIKFLPEFTAKILQFTKENRIHYDLIHSHYWLSGWVGGQLKRQWSIPLVHMYHTLGVLKNSVSRNKEEKESKGRLKVEKQIMSMADCLIAPSPWEREQMILHNRLQPLKIQIIPCGVDLTLFKPIPSSKAKKILGLSEREFILFVGRIDAIKGIDVLIKAVHHLSYRHLKGNQKVGLIIIGGELDEDPHAESQEMQKLRKMVSRMKLQEKVAFWGSQRQDLLPYFYSAAKAMVLPSRYESFGMVALEAMACGTPVIASKVGGLQYTVEDGQTGILIPEGDWQLLANRIREVIENPSATKKLTQAALSKVQQFSWPIITQKVLSLYDSL
- a CDS encoding beta-ketoacyl-[acyl-carrier-protein] synthase family protein — translated: MQVPPKGLTTGEKAIFKKRVVVTGLGVVSPIGIGKNAFWQAILSGKCGIGPVTHFDASSYPCKLAAEVNDFEATDFFTPKSARRISRGTQFAIVSTQKALEDAQLDLSKEDPYRIGLSYGTALGPMDIYEKFGATFYERGLKRVNPFFLGMMNHNAMIGAMADAFDIRGYNTAVSAGCSSGNVALANAYQIVSSGVADILITGGVDTPIYPLTFGLYSASHSMTNMNGDPKKVMCPYDKRRAGFILGEGSGTLILEEMEHAQKRKTKIYAEILGCALTNDADDSTVFSPEARDMIKAYEIALSQSSLELAEVDYISGHAHSSVILDKKETQVIKQVFGEHAYRLAVSSIKGAVGHSMAGGTAMQSVAACMALHEGILPPTINYEVPDPECDLDYVPNQPRKKKIQTALVNSFGLGGTNVVIVFKKFE